One part of the Tolypothrix sp. NIES-4075 genome encodes these proteins:
- a CDS encoding phosphocholine cytidylyltransferase family protein codes for MKALILAAGVGKRLGKDGQNQPKCLLKFNGKSLLERHLDYLRSCQIESVAIVVGYQAEKIQDEITALKAENWVTTIYNPDYTKGSIISLGTLKKHLTAGDDILLMDADVLYDRRILERLVKTNIPNCFLLDRDFELGEEPVKLCVKDNYLVEFRKKLAANLTYDFAGESVGFFRFESAIASRLATITEDYITNKRHEEPLEEAIRDLLLENPQKFSYEDITGLPWIEIDFPEDIQRAQKEILPRL; via the coding sequence ATGAAGGCATTAATATTAGCTGCCGGTGTTGGTAAACGCTTGGGTAAAGATGGGCAAAACCAACCTAAATGCTTGCTAAAGTTTAACGGTAAATCTCTTTTAGAGCGTCATTTAGATTATTTGCGTTCTTGTCAAATTGAGTCAGTTGCGATCGTTGTCGGTTATCAAGCTGAGAAAATTCAAGATGAAATCACAGCACTAAAAGCAGAAAATTGGGTAACAACAATTTACAATCCTGACTACACCAAAGGCAGTATCATCAGTTTGGGGACTTTAAAAAAACACTTAACTGCTGGTGACGATATTTTATTAATGGATGCAGATGTATTATACGATCGCCGCATTCTTGAGCGATTGGTGAAAACAAATATCCCCAACTGTTTCTTATTAGATCGAGATTTTGAATTGGGAGAAGAACCGGTAAAGCTTTGCGTCAAAGATAATTATCTAGTCGAATTTAGAAAAAAACTTGCCGCAAATCTAACTTATGATTTCGCCGGCGAATCAGTAGGATTTTTTCGTTTTGAGAGTGCGATCGCTTCTCGTCTTGCCACTATCACCGAAGATTATATCACAAACAAACGCCATGAAGAACCATTAGAAGAAGCAATTCGAGACTTGTTATTAGAAAATCCCCAAAAATTTAGTTACGAAGACATCACCGGCTTACCTTGGATAGAAATCGACTTTCCCGAAGACATTCAACGCGCTCAAAAGGAAATTTTACCTCGATTATAA
- the hpnK gene encoding hopanoid biosynthesis-associated protein HpnK: MQANKFAIINGDDFGFSSGVNQAIIKAHEEGVLTSTSLMVTADATKEAVALARTHPNLAVGLHLVLVCGKSALPPEEIPHLVDEQGNFSYNSLVTGLRYQFVRETREELRREIRAQLEKFRSTALALSHVDGHLHMHLHPVVLNILVDLAEEFNIKAIRLPVEELGMNLKLDRRGLVTKLIWWVVFGGLRRYGENLLKSQGIAFTERVYGLLQTGCITEKYLLGLIPQIEANLVEIYCHPAIAIGNEPLNGLLGAGEVELAALLSNQVRELLTIHNIKLINYTQISQ; this comes from the coding sequence ATGCAGGCAAATAAATTCGCGATTATTAATGGTGATGATTTCGGCTTCTCTAGTGGTGTTAATCAAGCAATTATCAAAGCACATGAAGAAGGAGTACTAACTAGTACTAGCCTGATGGTAACTGCTGATGCTACAAAGGAAGCCGTTGCGTTAGCACGCACTCACCCCAATTTGGCAGTTGGTCTACATTTAGTTCTGGTGTGTGGAAAATCTGCCCTCCCACCGGAAGAAATCCCCCATTTGGTTGACGAACAAGGTAACTTTTCATACAATTCTCTAGTCACTGGGTTGCGCTATCAATTTGTTAGAGAAACTCGCGAAGAACTGCGACGAGAAATCCGCGCTCAATTAGAAAAATTCCGTTCTACTGCTTTAGCGCTTTCTCATGTGGATGGACATTTGCACATGCATCTCCATCCAGTAGTATTAAATATCTTGGTTGACTTAGCCGAAGAGTTCAATATCAAAGCGATTCGTCTGCCAGTTGAGGAACTGGGGATGAATCTCAAGCTCGATCGCCGTGGGTTAGTAACTAAACTTATTTGGTGGGTGGTGTTTGGTGGACTGCGACGTTATGGTGAAAATTTGCTAAAATCTCAGGGGATTGCTTTCACTGAGCGAGTTTACGGGTTGCTGCAAACTGGTTGCATCACAGAAAAATACTTGCTTGGTTTAATACCGCAAATCGAGGCAAACTTGGTAGAGATTTATTGCCATCCAGCGATCGCGATCGGTAACGAACCTCTCAATGGACTATTAGGTGCGGGTGAAGTAGAACTTGCTGCTTTATTAAGTAATCAGGTACGCGAATTACTCACTATTCATAATATTAAACTTATTAATTATACCCAAATTTCTCAGTAA
- a CDS encoding 2OG-Fe(II) oxygenase has translation MELKTELNQAIAALDKNKLKAEFQAQNEFLVVENFLPNIILDELLAVLPSLKGAINRNYIPNHKKGGSISRYSLDNLAPIFGELYQDSTLCEFFNEITAEKLVFCPNSDPHTYALYYYTEPGDRIEYHYDTSYYQGKRYTVLLGLVDRSTSQLEYQLYRDLPEKETQIKSLSLTPGTLVLFNGDKLYHRVTPLGENQERIVLTLEYVTDIRMGGFKRFVSNMKDAIAYFGFRQVFR, from the coding sequence ATGGAGCTAAAAACAGAACTTAATCAAGCGATCGCTGCTTTAGATAAAAATAAACTTAAAGCTGAGTTTCAAGCTCAAAATGAATTCTTGGTGGTGGAAAACTTTCTTCCTAACATCATCTTGGATGAGTTACTCGCTGTTTTGCCATCCCTCAAAGGAGCGATTAATCGTAACTATATTCCGAATCATAAAAAGGGTGGAAGTATCAGCCGTTACAGCTTAGATAATCTCGCTCCTATTTTTGGCGAATTATATCAAGATTCGACTTTGTGCGAGTTTTTCAACGAGATAACAGCAGAGAAACTTGTTTTTTGTCCTAATTCCGATCCTCATACCTACGCTTTGTATTACTATACTGAACCTGGCGATCGCATTGAATATCATTACGATACTTCTTACTATCAAGGGAAACGCTATACAGTGCTACTCGGTTTAGTTGACCGTTCTACAAGTCAACTAGAATATCAACTTTATCGCGATCTGCCTGAGAAAGAAACGCAGATAAAATCGCTTTCTCTAACTCCAGGTACGCTGGTATTATTCAATGGCGATAAACTATATCACCGAGTCACACCTTTAGGCGAAAATCAAGAAAGAATTGTTTTGACTTTGGAATATGTCACCGACATCCGCATGGGTGGATTTAAACGTTTTGTCTCAAATATGAAAGACGCGATCGCTTATTTTGGTTTTCGTCAGGTGTTTCGTTGA
- the hpnI gene encoding bacteriohopanetetrol glucosamine biosynthesis glycosyltransferase HpnI, whose amino-acid sequence MVIFESTITNSKIIIDFLLLILCLSSVCFYCYAIYAALVWLGNANFIDSEFHPPITIVKPLCGFDSDAYENLASFCQQDYPDYQIIFVVRDRKDPNIEIVNKIIYNYPDLDILLVLGDRIIGTNPKVNNLANGAIKAKHEILFLADSDIRVNKDYLQRVIQPMQDQNVGVVTCPYRSLAQGWVTILEAIGSTTEFHAGVLVSNALNSGIEYAFGSTIAIRKEVLETIGGFEAIADYLADDFQLGNLTAKAGYKVVLSDYIVEHVLAKSSLIEVINRQIRWACGIRASHPWGYLGLIFTYGIVFSLLLLISTGGSTLSCFVLCITWVARLVMAWVVGVITLKEPIVKKFLWIIPLYDLLRFVIWCNGFFRSTIEWRGQRFQLTENGKLVAIALPTQEVVPS is encoded by the coding sequence ATGGTTATATTTGAGTCTACTATAACAAATAGTAAAATTATCATTGATTTCCTACTATTGATTCTCTGTCTATCATCTGTCTGCTTTTATTGCTACGCAATTTATGCCGCGCTAGTTTGGCTTGGCAATGCTAATTTTATTGATTCAGAGTTTCATCCACCTATTACTATTGTTAAACCCCTTTGTGGGTTTGATAGTGATGCTTACGAAAATCTTGCCTCATTTTGCCAGCAGGATTATCCAGATTATCAAATCATTTTTGTTGTGAGGGATCGCAAAGATCCTAATATAGAAATTGTCAATAAAATAATTTACAATTATCCTGATTTGGATATTTTACTAGTACTGGGCGATCGCATCATCGGCACAAATCCCAAAGTTAACAACTTGGCGAATGGTGCAATCAAAGCTAAACATGAGATTTTATTCTTGGCTGATAGCGACATTCGAGTGAACAAAGACTATTTACAACGAGTTATTCAGCCAATGCAAGATCAAAACGTTGGTGTTGTTACTTGTCCATATCGTTCTTTAGCTCAAGGGTGGGTGACAATATTAGAAGCGATCGGCAGCACTACTGAGTTTCATGCTGGCGTTTTAGTTAGTAATGCCTTAAACAGTGGTATAGAATATGCTTTCGGATCAACAATTGCTATCCGTAAAGAAGTATTAGAAACAATCGGTGGATTTGAAGCGATCGCCGACTACTTAGCGGATGATTTTCAACTTGGTAACTTAACAGCCAAGGCAGGATACAAAGTTGTACTTTCTGATTATATAGTTGAACATGTACTAGCAAAAAGCAGCTTAATTGAAGTTATAAATCGTCAGATTCGTTGGGCGTGTGGGATCAGAGCTTCTCATCCTTGGGGTTATCTGGGATTAATTTTTACCTACGGGATTGTTTTTAGCTTGTTGCTATTGATTTCCACTGGTGGTTCAACATTAAGTTGTTTTGTTCTATGTATTACTTGGGTTGCAAGATTAGTAATGGCTTGGGTTGTTGGGGTTATCACTCTTAAAGAGCCGATTGTCAAAAAGTTTCTCTGGATAATTCCTCTATACGATTTATTAAGGTTTGTTATTTGGTGTAATGGCTTTTTTCGCAGCACAATTGAATGGCGAGGGCAACGATTCCAGTTAACTGAAAATGGAAAGCTGGTAGCGATCGCTCTTCCCACACAAGAAGTTGTGCCAAGTTGA
- the aepX gene encoding phosphoenolpyruvate mutase, which translates to MNQIASLTTAKQSKCAQLRELLKSPQLEFIMEAHNGISARIVEEAGFKGIWASGLAVSAQFGVRDNNEASWTQVVEMLEFMSDVTQIPILLDGDTGYGNFNNMRRLVKKLEQRGIAGVCIEDKLFPKTNSFINGSRQPLADIDEFCGKIKAGKDSQTDADFSIVARIEALIAGWDLSEALRRAEAYHEAGADAILIHSKSSRPDQVLAFAEEWAERSPLVIVPTKYYSTATDVFRKAKISLVIWANHLIRAAVTSMQAIAREIQASETLVNIEDDIAPVKEIFRLQGADELLEAEKRYFTNGRNHTIAIVLAATRGQELQQLTQDKPKVMLPIGGKPLLRLLVDKFKKLAINDITVVAGFKAETIDVEGTKVIRNAEYETTGELASLNCASAKFSDDMLIVYGDLLFRSYILRDLLDCQGEIVAVVDSVMNNKSVSGSPDYAYCSVADDLSIFGQDVNLLHISKARETELGNKSGRWIGMLRLRSQGQQWVSEALNELQNRPDFNSMGIPELCNYLIQQGKPIKVLYIRGNWLDVNSLDDLDLAFQLKQ; encoded by the coding sequence ATGAATCAAATAGCATCACTCACCACAGCAAAACAAAGTAAGTGCGCTCAGTTGCGAGAATTGCTAAAATCGCCACAACTCGAATTCATCATGGAAGCACACAATGGAATTAGCGCTCGCATTGTGGAAGAAGCTGGATTTAAAGGAATTTGGGCAAGTGGATTAGCTGTTTCTGCTCAATTTGGTGTGCGTGATAATAATGAAGCGAGTTGGACTCAAGTTGTAGAAATGCTAGAGTTCATGTCTGATGTAACTCAAATTCCGATTTTATTAGATGGGGATACAGGTTACGGCAACTTTAATAATATGCGTCGTTTGGTGAAGAAATTAGAACAGCGAGGTATTGCAGGAGTATGTATTGAAGATAAACTTTTTCCTAAGACTAATAGTTTCATTAATGGTAGTCGCCAACCTTTAGCTGATATTGATGAATTCTGTGGGAAAATAAAAGCAGGCAAAGACAGCCAAACAGATGCAGATTTCTCGATTGTGGCTCGAATTGAAGCTTTGATTGCCGGGTGGGATTTATCCGAAGCATTGCGCCGAGCTGAAGCTTACCACGAAGCGGGAGCGGATGCGATTTTGATTCACAGTAAATCATCTCGTCCCGATCAAGTGCTAGCATTTGCCGAAGAGTGGGCAGAACGTTCTCCGTTGGTGATTGTACCAACTAAATATTACAGCACCGCCACCGATGTTTTTCGCAAAGCTAAGATTAGTTTAGTAATTTGGGCAAATCATCTGATTCGCGCAGCTGTTACTAGTATGCAGGCGATCGCTCGCGAAATTCAAGCTAGCGAAACGCTAGTTAATATTGAAGACGATATCGCACCTGTGAAGGAAATTTTTCGCTTGCAGGGTGCAGATGAACTGCTAGAAGCGGAAAAACGCTACTTTACCAACGGACGCAATCATACAATTGCGATCGTTCTCGCTGCAACTAGAGGACAAGAATTGCAACAATTAACTCAAGATAAGCCTAAAGTCATGTTACCCATTGGTGGTAAACCTTTGCTCAGGCTTTTAGTTGATAAATTCAAAAAACTTGCCATTAATGATATTACTGTCGTCGCCGGTTTCAAAGCAGAAACTATCGATGTTGAAGGAACTAAAGTTATCCGCAATGCCGAGTATGAAACAACCGGAGAATTAGCTTCTTTAAATTGCGCTTCTGCTAAATTTAGCGACGATATGCTAATAGTTTATGGCGATTTACTTTTTAGAAGTTACATTTTGCGAGATTTATTAGATTGTCAGGGAGAAATTGTTGCTGTAGTCGATTCTGTGATGAATAATAAATCGGTTAGCGGTTCTCCTGATTATGCTTATTGTTCAGTTGCAGACGACCTTTCTATCTTTGGACAAGATGTCAACCTTTTACATATCTCTAAAGCAAGGGAAACTGAATTAGGAAATAAGAGTGGAAGATGGATTGGGATGTTGCGACTCCGCAGCCAAGGTCAACAATGGGTGAGTGAAGCGTTGAATGAGTTGCAAAACCGACCAGATTTTAATTCTATGGGGATACCAGAATTATGCAATTATTTAATTCAGCAGGGGAAACCAATCAAGGTTCTTTATATTCGCGGTAACTGGTTAGATGTTAACTCTTTGGATGACCTCGATTTGGCTTTTCAGTTAAAACAATGA
- a CDS encoding CDP-alcohol phosphatidyltransferase family protein gives MTKKAWDAQLAYWLVRPLKDTWVNPNHLTTVRLVTGLAAAVAVANANWANIGAWLFALSNFLDHTDGELARLSGKISLGGHQYDLISDAIIHILLFVGIGYGLMNSELSYWALVMGIVSGVSVACIFHLRNEMEQQLGKDATQQPNFAGFDIEDVLYLFPVVTLLGGLKLLLIAAAIGAPTFAVWVIWQFRVYSLRS, from the coding sequence ATGACCAAAAAAGCTTGGGATGCCCAACTTGCTTACTGGCTAGTTCGACCGCTAAAAGACACTTGGGTAAACCCAAATCATCTTACCACAGTGCGCCTGGTGACAGGGCTGGCGGCGGCTGTGGCTGTTGCAAATGCAAACTGGGCTAACATCGGCGCTTGGTTGTTTGCTTTATCGAACTTTCTCGATCATACTGATGGGGAATTGGCGCGGCTAAGTGGCAAAATCAGTTTAGGGGGTCATCAGTATGATTTGATTAGTGATGCGATTATCCACATTCTCTTGTTTGTGGGCATTGGGTATGGTTTGATGAACAGCGAACTGAGTTATTGGGCATTGGTGATGGGGATTGTATCTGGGGTATCTGTTGCTTGCATTTTCCACTTGCGAAATGAGATGGAACAGCAACTTGGTAAAGACGCCACCCAGCAACCGAATTTTGCAGGCTTTGATATCGAAGATGTGCTGTATTTGTTTCCAGTAGTCACTCTGCTGGGTGGACTTAAGCTGTTATTAATTGCGGCAGCAATTGGGGCGCCAACTTTTGCCGTGTGGGTAATTTGGCAATTCCGCGTTTACTCGTTGCGTTCTTGA
- the hpnI gene encoding bacteriohopanetetrol glucosamine biosynthesis glycosyltransferase HpnI: MLSDYLAAIALGINLLLLIVCLAAICYYCYGIYAAIEFFSHEIQIDSDFHPPITILKPICGLDIDTYENFASFCQQDYPEYQIIFGVRDGNDPSVQVVKKIIEDFPEIDISLVISDRIIGTNLKVSNLANAEAKAKYSLLLLADSDVRVGRDYLQRVIQPMRDPEVGVVTCLYRPFVRGWVAILEAVGISTEYHASILVARSLEGMNFALGPTIAIRKSVLEAIGGFVAIADYLADDFQLGYLPTQVGYKVVLSDYVIDHAIATVSLLDLIHRQKRWNCCTRVSRPWGYLGLIFTHGTAMSLLFLIATTGSIFGWAIAFLTLSIRLIMAWVVGVKSLKDPVASKFLWLIPLRDIISFAIWCYGFFGSTIEWRGQRLQLTKDGKLVIIPFATQEVLPS, encoded by the coding sequence ATGCTATCAGATTATTTGGCAGCGATCGCCTTGGGGATCAACTTGCTATTGCTGATTGTGTGCCTCGCGGCAATTTGCTATTACTGCTATGGGATCTATGCGGCAATTGAGTTTTTTTCCCATGAGATACAAATTGATTCCGACTTCCATCCACCGATTACTATCCTCAAGCCGATTTGCGGTCTTGATATCGATACTTACGAAAATTTTGCCTCATTCTGCCAACAAGATTACCCAGAGTACCAAATCATCTTCGGTGTGCGGGATGGAAATGACCCAAGTGTGCAAGTTGTCAAGAAAATTATCGAGGACTTCCCAGAAATTGATATTAGTCTCGTCATAAGCGATCGCATAATTGGCACTAATTTAAAAGTTAGTAATTTAGCTAACGCTGAAGCAAAGGCAAAGTATTCGTTGTTGTTGCTTGCAGATAGCGATGTTCGCGTCGGACGAGATTATTTGCAAAGAGTTATCCAGCCGATGCGCGATCCTGAGGTGGGTGTTGTTACCTGTTTGTATCGTCCCTTTGTTCGCGGGTGGGTGGCTATTCTCGAAGCTGTGGGGATATCGACTGAGTACCATGCTAGTATTTTAGTCGCCAGATCGTTGGAAGGAATGAACTTTGCCCTCGGTCCAACCATTGCCATTCGTAAAAGTGTCTTAGAAGCGATCGGCGGATTTGTCGCAATTGCCGATTATTTGGCAGACGATTTTCAACTTGGCTATTTACCTACACAAGTCGGCTACAAGGTGGTACTTTCTGACTATGTTATCGATCATGCGATCGCCACAGTTAGCTTGCTTGATTTAATTCATCGTCAGAAACGGTGGAATTGCTGCACGCGAGTTTCTCGACCTTGGGGTTATTTAGGGCTAATTTTTACCCACGGCACAGCTATGAGTTTATTATTCTTAATCGCCACAACCGGGTCAATTTTCGGTTGGGCGATCGCTTTTTTAACCTTAAGTATAAGATTAATCATGGCATGGGTCGTTGGAGTCAAGAGTCTCAAAGATCCAGTCGCGAGCAAGTTTTTGTGGCTTATCCCTTTACGCGATATTATCAGCTTTGCAATTTGGTGCTATGGCTTTTTTGGCAGCACAATTGAGTGGCGAGGGCAACGATTGCAGTTAACTAAAGATGGAAAGTTGGTAATAATTCCTTTTGCCACACAAGAAGTTCTGCCAAGTTGA
- the aepY gene encoding phosphonopyruvate decarboxylase has product MIQAEEFVEAARNIGFEWYAGVPCSFLTPFINYVINDEKLTYISSANEGDALATAAGAAIAGKPAVVMMQNSGLGNAINPLTSLAYIFRIPLLLICTLRGDRLLHDEPQHELMGQITDKLLETMSVPWEFFPTEAAEIEPVLQRATTYMQQERRPYALIMRKGTVAPHALSSSIPHRGDSDRIIKSFFADNQQRVSRYQALTRIVELTEEKNTVVIATTGFTGRELFASSDRANHLYMVGSMGCASSLGLGLSLARPDLKVVVIDGDGAALMRMGNFATIGAYGNSNLIHILLDNEVHDSTGAQATVSGGVSFAKIAEACGYGIAFAGDDMKLLDDLFAADSNTRPKFAHLKIRSGTLKDLPRPNLSPEAVLQRFMSHIGSNL; this is encoded by the coding sequence ATGATTCAAGCAGAAGAATTTGTAGAAGCTGCCCGTAATATTGGCTTTGAATGGTACGCTGGTGTACCTTGTTCTTTTCTGACTCCTTTTATTAATTACGTTATTAACGACGAGAAACTTACTTATATTTCTTCAGCTAATGAGGGTGATGCTTTAGCGACAGCAGCGGGTGCAGCAATTGCTGGGAAACCTGCTGTAGTGATGATGCAAAATTCCGGTTTGGGTAATGCAATTAATCCGCTGACTTCTTTAGCTTATATTTTTCGGATTCCACTGCTGCTAATTTGTACGCTGCGAGGCGATCGCCTACTACATGATGAACCACAACATGAACTTATGGGGCAAATTACAGATAAATTGTTAGAAACAATGTCTGTACCTTGGGAATTTTTCCCCACAGAAGCAGCGGAAATAGAACCTGTGCTGCAACGTGCTACAACTTACATGCAACAAGAACGCCGACCTTACGCTTTAATTATGCGTAAGGGTACAGTTGCACCTCATGCGCTAAGTTCTTCTATTCCTCATCGGGGAGATAGCGATCGCATTATCAAAAGCTTTTTTGCAGACAATCAGCAACGTGTCTCCCGCTATCAAGCGCTAACTCGCATTGTGGAACTTACTGAGGAAAAAAATACTGTAGTCATCGCGACTACCGGATTTACCGGACGGGAACTTTTTGCTAGTAGTGACAGAGCAAATCATCTTTACATGGTTGGTTCGATGGGATGCGCTTCGTCACTGGGTTTAGGACTTTCCTTAGCACGTCCCGATTTAAAAGTAGTGGTGATTGATGGTGATGGTGCAGCACTGATGCGGATGGGTAATTTTGCTACCATCGGCGCTTATGGCAATTCTAACTTGATTCATATCCTTTTAGATAATGAAGTACACGATTCTACCGGCGCCCAAGCCACCGTTTCTGGTGGTGTCTCTTTCGCTAAAATTGCCGAAGCGTGCGGTTATGGTATCGCATTCGCAGGAGACGACATGAAGCTTTTAGATGATTTATTTGCCGCAGATAGCAACACTAGACCAAAA